Proteins encoded within one genomic window of Prosthecobacter fusiformis:
- the eda gene encoding bifunctional 4-hydroxy-2-oxoglutarate aldolase/2-dehydro-3-deoxy-phosphogluconate aldolase has translation MSSSCFPEPLELHLYQTGVIAVLMLDHAESAVPVAKALMEGGVDCIELTLRTPVAMQALRCIREEVPGMMVGMGTILNPQQVREVKEAGAAFGVAPGMNPRVVAAAQRIGLPFAPGVCTPTDIELAVEQGCRLLKFFPSEPCGGLAYLRAIAAPFAHLGVKYIPLGGVAAGNAEAYLMEPSVHALGGSWLAPREVIQKEDWQTITRNALEVMKMVRRLRRQEAH, from the coding sequence ATGTCTTCTTCTTGTTTTCCTGAACCCCTGGAACTTCACCTCTACCAGACCGGGGTCATCGCCGTACTGATGCTGGATCATGCGGAGTCTGCGGTGCCAGTCGCAAAAGCCCTCATGGAAGGCGGTGTAGACTGCATCGAGCTGACACTGCGCACTCCGGTGGCTATGCAGGCACTGCGCTGCATTCGTGAAGAAGTCCCTGGGATGATGGTGGGCATGGGAACCATTCTCAATCCCCAGCAAGTGCGCGAGGTGAAGGAGGCTGGTGCAGCTTTTGGCGTGGCACCAGGAATGAATCCGCGCGTGGTGGCAGCGGCTCAGCGCATCGGCTTGCCGTTCGCTCCCGGGGTCTGTACGCCCACAGACATTGAGCTGGCTGTGGAGCAAGGCTGCCGTTTGCTGAAGTTCTTTCCCTCTGAACCCTGCGGAGGCCTGGCGTATCTACGCGCCATCGCGGCACCCTTTGCCCATTTGGGTGTGAAATACATCCCGTTAGGCGGTGTGGCGGCAGGCAATGCGGAGGCTTATTTGATGGAGCCCTCGGTGCATGCACTGGGTGGTTCCTGGCTGGCACCCCGTGAGGTTATTCAAAAGGAGGACTGGCAGACCATTACCCGCAATGCGCTGGAGGTGATGAAAATGGTGCGGCGCTTACGCAGACAAGAGGCTCACTGA